The stretch of DNA TTAACAAAAGAtactaaaatattaacgacattatccgtacgtattattattttcctctatttcttcctccttcttccttttgtttattaaaattaaaaacagcTTATAACGAAAATGGAGAAAATTGGAATAGGAAAAATGAGCTAAAAGCGAAAACCATATAAACACATACTTATGTAAACGTTGACACTTTAAGACTATTCACCAACTTTCGTTCGAAGAGTATAACGACTACAGCGACGCGTACGAACAAAATACGAACTATTAACGCAAACGATGAAACCGTTTCAACAATGAGTTCATTGCATCGGTGTATAAAGTTTGTGCATTAGGTTCTCACTGACGCCTAACCTCTAACGATCGAATTGATGCATAGAAAAATTTGCGACAAACAATAAGACTTTTACgagtattttcaaaaaaaagaaaaaaaaaaacaaagaaaaacaatttataatcaaggaatatttttttatatatcaaatattattctataatataatataagtgtatttctgaataaaaataacgtcgAATAGTTTTACTTCATAGATAGTGTGCATTCAATATCAATTTTTGAcacgatcttttcttttcttttttttttttttcttttgaaaaatatatatatatatatattttttttttgttttcaaattttaattcttcatAAATAAGATTATGAATGATTTAACACcctatatattgttatatatatagatatatattggTGTGTTGCATCGAAGTGACATCTGGAGAAGTTTAAGCTGAACTTTTTGTTTCTAtgcaaaattaattcaatgacGAGTTAGAACGGAAGATTTAAAAATGGCCGCTCAATCTGAGGAAATGTTTTCAGGTGAAACCGATACAATAGAACaatcaaagaaagaagtaagaaCATATATTAAGGgtatcgagaaagaaaaagaaaaattttacggTACGTTTATGTCACTATTTTTTCTGTCAATCagttttaaagaattttttatgaaaatataatcagTACTgctaaatcataaaaaaaatcatttttaatttttttacatttcataatCAATAAGAAGACTCTTATAATGATCattgaaatttcataaatcaatataaatattcatttatattattattttacaagtgCAGCAGCAATTTTTTTAAGCACTGTCACTGGCCTTTCTGCTCTTATTGGTTTTGGTACAACGCTTGCCTCAGTAAGAAGGAAAGATCCAAAATACTTTGACAAAGGATTAACCGGATCTAGAAAGCTCCAAGAAACAGGCACATTGTTAGCCTTTCGAGCACTTTGTTGGGGTACATTCTATGCTGTAACTGGATGCGGTCTTTTGTTTTATGGCATCTGGAAGATTTCTGGTGCAAAGAATGCTAAAGAATTCAGATACAAAATGGGATCGATTTTACCAAAGATTCCTAAAAATGATCCACCACAAAGTAGAGTAGAGTTTGAAGGTTTGACCGATCTTCTTACATATATTGCTGAAGATTGGGGTAAAAAAAaggtatgaatataaaatatatatatatatatatatatatgtatattaaattaatataaaaattttcaaaatgatatcattaatttatagaTCATTAATTTGCAAATCATTGATCtatcaattatctattatttttttttctttataggaCTGAAAGATATTCTTGTATTCTCTTTCGCCTAATTGAACTTTACAAACTtgaatgaaaatgtttttcattgttagataaataataatttgtacaaagagataatattattattattattaatacgcccaataaataaaattacgcCCAATCACCTGTACAAATGTTAAGTATGTTGTTCAatgaattgaataaaatatattttttaacaaagcgtaactttatataattgaaaaaaaaaagagaagaagaaagaaaaaaaaggaaaaagaaataaataatcattaggaaatttgatatgaaaaaaaaaaagtgaaaaagcaTTCGAGCTGGAATAATATCGCTGGAATAAattactttataaaatatctaggAGATATACGAAACGACAGAAACAAAATGATCATTGTCATTAACTAATATGTGATAATTTTGTTTGACAAATGCACGGAGAAAGCGATCAGTAATTTCTAAACGTATATTTATCGTATCATACGTCCGATGACCTCGCATTCATATACAGTATACTGTGCCACTTAGTGTCAGAAATTATCTAATTGGCACTTACCTCAATacataagttatatatatatatatatatatatatatatatatatatatatatatatatatacatacacatatatatacatacatgtatatatatattgaatgaagacatataattaagaaaacattttctttagttatttcttcttgaaatataaacgtttaaaatatatatgtcactattctctttctttttttttttctttttctcttttttttccctcttttttttttttttttttttttttttatctctttatcctCCATAAAACATTGCCGATATACTAAGTGGATTCAAATGTTTTTAAGctcgaaaaaattatacaatttcatgaaaaagaataatacaaaaaagagagagaaagaaaaaggaaaaattaaatggTAGAAAGTCTGATAAtggaataaaattgatttttgaaATCACTTTGAAACTTTCGATCCACTCTAATAGTTGCCATATACTtagttatatattacatattatacgtAAAAATTCAAGACTAACTAAGAACTTTAAAGTCGATCAATCTAACGCGTATAGTACAtacaccacacacacacacacacacaccacgCATCCAAgtgcgttctctctctctctctctctctctctctctctctctctctctctctctctctctctctctctctctctctttatctcctttTTAGTCTCTTGTGTGGTATATGTTAAAGTTCATGAATGGCTTCGGTTTACTACAAGTAGACGATGCGATTAACTGCTGCTAAATGCATTACACGACGCTTCGGCTCAGACGGATCATAATAAACGCTTTGAGTTCTTTCCTAGTGtgagtatatatgtgtgtaataGGTTTCAATGGTCTTTAGTCAATATGATATATTCTATAagaaattcatattaatttgaataaaacgTTCAAggacatttttcaaaagataatacgaattatttcaactatgctctttctttctttttctctctctttttcctttttttttttttttctttttgtttctatcttctaacatgtataatataaaacacaatcgataaaattcataatttatgAGCAAGACTTTATGAAGTTTCTAATGGACttgttataaaagatatatgagttatttctattatctgtATCCTCccattattttgataatctaTATAATGTATGATGATACTTATCTGcataaatttatgtatatatatatatatatatatatatatatatatatatatatatataaattttcatacataatatttatacataaattttctctttgtcttttctcttgcttttttttatttctttcctattttattataattaatcaaatatatatgtatatacggatataataatagaactatgtcaaagaataaaatgtagattatataatatattgaaattgaatcttataaatatattttcatttacgtcatttaatttttcctttgtgtttgtctatatatacgtatttttgtatttatatattcaaagtTATGCGTAATACAAGTAtgcattatttaaaagaaaggcaaatgtaattttcattaataattgaaaacgtataaaataaatatttatattgattactttcgatttttttctttttccttcgtgaCCAATGCATAACACATGGGTACTTAAGTTAAATTAagttaattaacaaaattaaaattaacgattttgagatgagtaaataaataaaaaaaacgttgTTACGTTCAACTGATTGTTCaacttaaaatatttcattttaatattatattcgataagaaaaaaagaaaaaaaaaaaaaaaagtttttgttTAAACGTTATCACTCgaatatattcaatttctattacgttaatattcttgtttattatctttctctttttatttacttttgtaaataaaagttCCGATgtaaatatgtttataatgaaaattatcatacaaaaattcatttaataaatatttataaaattataaaaataaacgtctacgtatgtatccacatatatgtatttgacaaaaattcatttgtaaagatgtaaaaacttttaacattaaaaaatgcatatgtacatacacagatgcataaacatatatatttcgattataaaCGTGACTACGTGACATTGtcgaagtatataataattcgatttaatctttattgacgtcattgtatttttatttttcaacgagtctattattgaaataacgtttacatttgaaaattatttgaaaattgtttgaaaacaataataatttaagttaatataatattaacaataataataataattattattattaatatataattaattcttttttttattgatcgtGATCCtagcacatatatattatttttaatgaaaaaaattatttggactattattttttttcgaatattttttttttttttaaatgtataatcaattttattaattaagctATATACacttacacacatatatctaaATGGAATACTAAcgtatttgttatattctcttcgttttttatttcgttttattctctACTTACAATTTTAGTTTTAACACATATTAAAACATGTATGTTTCTAGTTAACGCAATTTCGTAATCATCATAttgacaaaacaaaaataatgttaaatgtCGAATTGATATCAGCATATTGTTATcggttacaaaaaaaaaaaaacaaaaaaaaaacaaaaaaaaaatgattataacaataataataataacctaatagataagtaaataaataaattgacttTACTTATAGGCAATAGAAATTCATAGCTAAATTTATTGTAGTTGAATTGTTAAAAGTATTTAATTGGCAattacataattttctttgcGATAACATACGATTCTTacgaaaacattaaaaattaaaaaatatcggcACTTACCTTTAATTACGAGAGAATTATCgacgttttttatttaattaggattttttttctttcttttttatttttttttttttagattagaTTTCctcaattatttatcataatacgtatatataatatgcaaaCTTTGtaagaagaaacgaataagTTCTACGTCAACAGAAATATCGTTGTTACAGCATTTTAtgtcttctttcgttttttcttttttctttcttttctttattttttttagtgCTATAATCGCagaattgtttttttaatataaactattcaagaatattatcgctaatctgaaatgtaaatatatatatatatatatatatatatatatatatatatatatatatatatatatatatatatatatatatatatatatgtgtgtgtgtgtatgtatgtatgtatgtatgtatgtatgtataaagcacacatatgtatatgtatatatttttttatgatagtAATTAGATTTGTTTGTCATTGATTTCTTATTCAAacgttataacaaaaaaatttcataatcgACTTAAGTATGGATATCTGAAATATGCATAGAATCTTTTCtgcatttttaatttattcttttaatttaatctctTCGATCGAGTTCATTAAAAGCTTAAttcatcgttcttcttttattatttcttttttctttttttcttttgtttttttttatttttccactCCATAATGATGATACAAattaagaggaagaagaaatgaaacgaagaagaaagaaagacaaatttatttctgttataaatgtcttttcttcgtcgtctacaaacaatttgattttttttatttttctctttttctaattttttttattttttttattttttgtaatcttttaaatctttttcgtTCCTTAAACAAACGAGCACATGACTCGTTCGatgcgtttctctctctctctctctctctctctctctctctctctctctctctttcacattgtattatatacacctatgatgtattatatacatctatgatataattatttctgtaAATTATGCGAGCTAATGAAAAAcatttacttaaaaaaaaagagaaataaaagaaaaagaaaaaaacatttaaaaattttcgatatatataatatatataatatatataatatatataatatatatatatatatatatatcagacaCATTATAAGGGAAATATTTGTGCAATTGCGaataaattagaaacaaaactgaaatatttcttaatgcGCGTCGACGTGTACGCAGTCTAagcaaaatgaaaaggaaaaaagagatctttattattaatgttcacTTTTCATTAGGAACAATTCGAAGatttagaaaaaacaaaaaaaaaaaaagaagaataaataaataaaaaaaaaagaaaaaaggaaaaacaaaaaaaaaacaaaggtctccttattatttatcgaagtATTAGATGATCTCTCTtctttgataagaaaaatttttcacgaaaaggagaaaattagaaaaaagaaaaaaaaaaaaagaattcatctATCAAAATATCGAATGAACAAACCAATCCAAAAATCTTTTGCAAATTGgacgagataagaaaaaagacaagaaaaaaagaaaacgaaaatggaaaaaaaaaaagaaccaaacgATTACTTCAATTATTGCAACGATCAGAgagatttccttttttctttttctgatatccttttttttttcctttttttccccctcccctGCTCATCCTGTACATAAATTCTTTTACAGCGAATACGTCACAACGAAGCccagagaatttttttctttttctttaaccccccctccccctccaccCTTTCCCCTGCCTCCAtcgataacgaataaaaattaaactttCGTTTGATCAACGAAATCAAACGAAGAAAAGTCACGTAGTTATTTTAACTTGCATATGCGGacggacacacacacacacatacactctctctctctctctctctctctctctctctctctctctcgcagaTACGCACGcacaaaaagtaaatattttatgttagaTATTCGTTCTTTTACATGTCACAAATACAAATTTCTCGACGTGATGCTTTTTTAATGaccacatacatacatatacatacatacatacatacatacatacatacatacatacatacatgtacatatacatatatacatacatacatacatacatgtacatatacatacacacatacatacatatacatatacgtacacacatacatacatgcataaacatatacatacactaaACTTTTACTTCATAGGACTTTCATTAACATTATCATAATAGTATTGACGTTATCGATCATGTTAACTCTCTGTAAACGAATTCTTACACctcttgaatattttatttatttttccttctcccatccatctttctctctctttctctcgatagtTTATAAAGAGGATAATGAGTTTGGGGCCAGAGGGAGAGGGTGAAAGAGACgtagggaggggaggggaagggggtgaacaaaaaaaaactatttttaaagtagtaaaataacaaaagaataaatgaaaaaaattaaaaaaggaagaagaacgcagagtgattattcttatttaacgACGTTTAAACAACGATACGTAAATTTGCGCTCTCAGTTACGTCAAACAGATGacgcaaaattattatttcataatagtAATCAAGAATGCAAAGTTGAGAACCTTTCATGTCCATTTCCTCTTTCATCAAAGTACCGtgaactttctctttttgtttctctatcGTTCGTAACCATAGTGACATCGTCAAATCATTCCATAAAAGGAtcccatcaaaaaaaaaaaaaaaaaaaaaaaaaaaaaagaaaggtgacGAGGATCGAGGAATAAAGGAGAGTGAAGGGGGCAATAGGCAAGGCAGGGTAATAAAGGAGGCGGACGGGAGCAAAAAAACTTGCTTCCTTAGAATCATACATCTGTTATGTACCAAAACTCTTAACGCGAaagcgaaaaaagaagaaaaaaaaaaagagaggataaAAAGTCCTTGAAATGaataatgacgacgacgacaatgacgacaatGATGACGATGTAAGAACGAAGATCAAATAATACACATAATTTTGTTTCGAATTTGTTTTCTTGTgattaatctattttttttctctttctctttctctctctctctttttctctttctatttctatttctcctaaatagaaattattattataattattataattattaatattattaacattatttttaatattaatattactattattattatcatcatcatcatcattattaattattactgtcattattgttgttgttgttgttggtattattattattattatttttattattattattattattattattattattattattattattattattattattattataacagaatatttgtatataatccCAAAATTCTTTGACAATGGACAAtggacaattaattaattaattaacaatcggtatattattaattttttacaataagaaATGACGGCCGGAGCGCGATCCGGCTcgattaatcttttcttttttttcccttcttcctttgtatttttttgttttgtttacaCATGTAACTTATTCGACTgcttatgttaaaattattatatatatatataaaaaaaaaaaaaaaaaaataaaagaaaaaaaagacctCAAAAAAAATCCCTTCTATTTCACACTAATGCATCACAGCTCACTtactctatttttattttttttttctttttattttcttttctcatacgcacatacaaattattctctctctctctctctctctctctctctttcttttacaaatatacGCAGACAAACACGtatatactctctttctctttctaaatgGGAATTTAAAGAGTACGCTCATTGCagcatattatttatatttcgaagtaatagaaaaataaaaattaaaagaaaaggaaataaaagaacaaatatgtatatatgtttgtttccgtgtttgtgtgtgtatcgaATTGTTCGGCAAGTATCGACATGcaatataatattcaaaaaaaaaggaagaaagaagaataataataataaaaaaaataataataattataataaattaatttttaatcccaaagaatataatacaatgcacacaatatataatatatttaagtaaaaCGTTTATGAAATActacgaaatttgaaaaaagaacggGTGATTTGattgggaaaagaaaaaaatatgattactTGGAAACAAGGAGGAGgtgaaagattaataaaaaagaaaaaggaaaagaaaaggaaaacaaaaagagaaaaaataaaggggagaaaaaaaaaataatcgatgatcatgaaaatttaataaattgaatCGCGCATATGCGTTTGAGAAAATTATCGCGTATAattgaatatacatatttatgtaataataatttaagagaaaaaaaaaagtttagtaaagataagaaaaaagatggagagagagagagagagagagagagagagagagagagagagaaaatcgagaTTAAATTTACTGCAAATATTTTGAAGGTGAATATACGTCATTTGACATATGCGCACGCACGCTTGCTTCTTCAACAGTTATATGGATCTTTcaaaatgtttgaaaaatatctttccaaatctttcaaaaaaattggCTATGACAATAGCAGCAATTCATCCTCGTGCActcgttaatataatatatctctctttttctttcttttttttttctttttttttttttttttttttacatacacacatccctagagaaaaagagagaaagagaaagagagaagaagcatacaaaatacatacatacatacatacatacgtacatgatATCCGTTGCACATTATCTGGATCATCTAAATCTTATCTAGCACTTGCTATAAAAgatcgatgataatgatgatgataatgatgatcgCATcgctaacgatattaaaagtgGTATGGAAAAGTAAAGGGGGCATTATTAGCCGATTATAACGCactgttattaaaaatatacattttaaagttaaatattaaaatataatcatacgttgatcattttgtttttcattcgtatgttcaatatgtatgtatattcaatAGCAAATGTCAAGTGTAAAGTACAAACTTCGCAGAGGTCGTATAACATGTTTGTTAAGTATctttgttgtatatatatatatatatgtgtgtgtgtgtgtattaaaatttttatcattacgtAGGAATTTCGAAATTGAACGGCCAAAGGATATCGATGGGAAGCCAAAACGATTGATACCATTCGATCATTATATAACTCGATCaatatcgaatttatcgaATCAATCAACATTCGATTGGAAAatgatatttgtttatatatatatatatttttttttttattttgtatttattcctttaatttctttgagaaaagaaaaagggacgaCGCGTGATGTTACAAATACAAACACAAgcgcaaacacacacacatacataaacgcGCGCGTGtataaaaggaatgaaaaaaataataacaaaaacagttattaacatagaaaaagaaagactcaTTGTTTATTTCTAAATCCATGCGAAactgtattaatatatacatacgtacgtatacatatatatatatatatatatatatatatatgtatatatgtatttaacgCACGCAGCACATgtcgtgtgtatgtgtatgttgcGTATGCATGCGCATGTATAAGgaattttatctattattcaaaattatcataattatttaattatcatttcatcatcatctcattatcattatcattaagaTTCGTATTTTTTGTTCCAATAATATAgattcgattaataaatacgCGTTCTTCTTTACATTGTTCGTAAATACAAGATAGTGTGATGACAAATATCGAGCGCAGCTCGTACGTAATATCTCAATGCTAAGAtattcattctctctatctcttccctCTTTGCCCTTTCCTTATCTTCCTTCTTATCTgacattaagaaaaattaatttatggtTTTAGAAATTATCCGACAAACATCGTCGGATTCcgtctttttattattattttttttcttttctcttcttttccttttcattttccccTTCACCCCAAAATCAgctatttgttttatttttcattcatttatttatttattatttttttttttttttaattttcttttttcctctttctatctttccttccttccttcttcgtaTGGCTTATCTTcgttcgaaaaagagaaataaaaaaagaagaacactACGTTGCCTAAGACACGTCTCGATCGATCGCAATcaacattaattatcattctcATCTAGCACAAGTGCAACTCAACTCTCACTtccactcactcactcacttactcattctctctctctctccctccctccctccctccctccctctctctctctctctctctctctctctctctctctctctctctctctctctctctctctctctctctctctctgtctctttatctttgtctttatctttttagCATACGAGAGAACATAACGACGAACGAATCGAACTCTAACTTATCGAACGATagcataatatatgtatgtatataaacgtcGATGCAATTGAATTCAAAGAATCTTctttattcatcttttttctttttgttctttttttattttattttattattattattattattatttttttttttttttttatttattttcgtttgtttattacttttttttctttctttccttctcatttCAGAATCTTAAAACGCCCGTTACTTCGTACTCACGTGACTCACACCTTCgactcttttcttatttatttatttgtttgtttgtttgtttattacaattgtcgcattttttatatattttttctttgttatcctttctccttttttctttctttcatttgtcGTCCGATGCGCCTATGTATGTTtaggaaaatattttgtagGCCAACGAGAAAAGTGAGtcggataaagaaaaaaaaaatagaaaaaaaaaagaaaagaaagaaagaaagaaagaaagaaagaaatagaaaacaaaatgataatactaatagtaatagtaatagtaataataataacaataataattaattgataatggATACTTTAGCCAGGGAGTCCGCCATATTGTcagaaagtgaaaaataattttattttctttttttttttgtttttatttcgtttttttcctttttttttcaaaattttctccTCCCCCATCCGTCTCTCTGTCCCTATCCACATACTCTTTCTAATCTCttcatttacaattatttcaatttgtccaatcaaaaagaagaaaaaacagagaaaaagagagacagtgagagagagagagagagagagggggagagaaagaagttcaggatcttgaaaaaaaaaaaaataaataaaaaatgaatcgtTTCGGTCGATAATTGACGTAATCGAAGACATCGTATCTAAATCAGTGAGTAATTGATAGAT from Vespa crabro chromosome 11, iyVesCrab1.2, whole genome shotgun sequence encodes:
- the LOC124428034 gene encoding transmembrane protein 242 isoform X2; this encodes MAAQSEEMFSGETDTIEQSKKEVRTYIKGIEKEKEKFYAAIFLSTVTGLSALIGFGTTLASVRRKDPKYFDKGLTGSRKLQETGTLLAFRALCWGTFYAVTGCGLLFYGIWKISGAKNAKEFRYKMGSILPKIPKNDPPQSRVEFEGLTDLLTYIAEDWGKKKD
- the LOC124428034 gene encoding transmembrane protein 242 isoform X1; protein product: MAAQSEEMFSGETDTIEQSKKEVRTYIKGIEKEKEKFYAAIFLSTVTGLSALIGFGTTLASVRRKDPKYFDKGLTGSRKLQETGTLLAFRALCWGTFYAVTGCGLLFYGIWKISGAKNAKEFRYKMGSILPKIPKNDPPQSRVEFEGLTDLLTYIAEDWGKKKGLKDILVFSFA